The Thermosulfurimonas sp. F29 genome includes a window with the following:
- the atpF gene encoding F0F1 ATP synthase subunit B has translation MRKWVGVLGLGLLVAVVWCVLGLAAGETLMHGASAPHEAAVHAGVTREQLTNFIWWLVNFLLLVAILYKFGKDPIVNMFRSRREAILNEYEDLMAKKREAEQRYAELQEKLKGLEAEAQRLLESFREQGEHEAQRIVEEARKNAERIKQQAELYIQQELARARAELQREVAELAVKMAEEILRKNITEEDQRRLFEEFVEKIETVERVVH, from the coding sequence ATGAGGAAGTGGGTAGGCGTTCTGGGGCTGGGGTTGCTGGTAGCGGTGGTGTGGTGTGTGCTGGGGCTGGCCGCGGGGGAAACGCTTATGCACGGGGCATCCGCTCCGCACGAGGCGGCGGTGCACGCCGGGGTGACCCGGGAGCAGCTTACCAATTTCATCTGGTGGCTGGTCAACTTTCTCCTTCTGGTGGCGATTCTTTACAAGTTTGGTAAGGATCCCATAGTTAACATGTTCCGTTCCCGGCGGGAGGCCATTCTTAACGAGTACGAGGACCTTATGGCCAAGAAGCGGGAGGCCGAGCAGCGTTACGCGGAGCTCCAGGAGAAGCTGAAGGGGCTTGAGGCCGAGGCGCAGCGGTTGCTCGAGTCCTTCCGCGAGCAGGGGGAGCACGAGGCCCAGAGGATCGTCGAGGAGGCCAGGAAGAACGCCGAGCGCATCAAGCAGCAGGCCGAGCTTTACATACAGCAGGAGCTCGCCCGGGCCCGGGCTGAGCTTCAGCGGGAGGTGGCGGAGCTGGCGGTAAAGATGGCCGAAGAGATCCTCCGCAAGAACATCACCGAGGAGGATCAGAGGCGGCTCTTTGAGGAATTCGTGGAAAAGATAGAAACCGTGGAGAGGGTGGTCCATTGA
- the atpH gene encoding ATP synthase F1 subunit delta, which yields MIRTIVAQKYARGLFAAARDRGKVKEYGEELKKVSAFLASSPEVLEALESPIYPPDLKMEIVEDIIKGLALDEEVARFLRLLVEKKRIQYIQGILEAYDQLLDEELGIVRAEVRAAFALGEEERGRLAEALKKMTGKEVKLLVQEDPDLIGGLVVRIGDLVLDGSVRTQLEAFKESIIKGEVA from the coding sequence TTGATTAGGACGATAGTTGCCCAGAAATACGCCAGGGGTCTTTTTGCGGCGGCCAGGGATCGCGGCAAGGTTAAGGAGTACGGGGAGGAGCTCAAGAAGGTGAGCGCCTTTCTGGCTTCCTCTCCGGAGGTGCTCGAGGCGCTGGAGAGCCCCATCTATCCTCCGGATCTCAAGATGGAGATCGTGGAGGACATCATTAAGGGGCTCGCGCTCGACGAGGAGGTGGCGCGCTTTCTGCGATTGCTGGTGGAGAAGAAGCGCATTCAGTACATCCAGGGGATTCTCGAGGCCTACGATCAGTTGCTGGACGAGGAGCTGGGTATCGTGCGGGCGGAGGTGCGGGCGGCCTTTGCGCTGGGTGAGGAGGAGAGGGGGCGGCTGGCCGAGGCCCTCAAGAAGATGACCGGCAAGGAGGTGAAGCTCCTCGTTCAGGAGGACCCCGACCTCATCGGGGGACTGGTGGTAAGAATTGGCGATCTGGTCCTGGACGGCAGCGTCCGGACCCAGCTTGAGGCCTTTAAAGAATCCATAATAAAGGGAGAGGTGGCCTGA
- the atpA gene encoding F0F1 ATP synthase subunit alpha translates to MQQGIRAEEISDLIKKRIEEYEKKVDLNEMGVVISVGDGVARVYGLRNCQAMELVEFPGGEMGIALNLEFDNVGVPIMGDATKIKEGDIAKRTGRIAEVPVGEAVIGRVVDPLGRPLDGKGPIEAKEFRRIEVKAPGIIARRPVHEPMYTGLKAIDAMTPIGRGQRELIIGDRQTGKTAICVDAILAQKDTDVYCIYVAVGQKKSTVAQIVETLRKYGAMEYTTVVVACASDPATLQYIAPYAGCAMGEYFRDTGRHALIIYDDLSKQANAYREVSLLLRRPPGREAYPGDIFYNHSRLLERAAKLNENYGGGSLTALPIIETLQGDVSAYIPTNVISITDGQVYLEPGLFFAGIRPAINVGLSVSRVGGAAQIKAMKQVAGRLRLELAQYRELAAFAQFGSELDRATQRVLHRGARLTEILKQPQYQPLPVEKQVCILFAGTRGYLDEMPLEVLADYERELYQFIENRYPEIYKEIREKQEISPELEEKMHAAMKEFNEEFKKNYNVEPVPVP, encoded by the coding sequence ATGCAGCAGGGAATTAGAGCCGAGGAAATTAGTGATCTGATCAAAAAGAGAATTGAGGAATACGAGAAGAAGGTAGACCTCAACGAGATGGGTGTGGTCATCTCCGTGGGAGACGGAGTGGCCCGGGTGTACGGTCTGCGCAACTGTCAGGCCATGGAGCTCGTTGAGTTCCCGGGCGGTGAGATGGGTATTGCGCTCAACCTGGAGTTCGACAATGTGGGTGTGCCCATTATGGGTGACGCCACCAAGATTAAGGAGGGGGACATTGCCAAGCGCACCGGACGCATCGCCGAGGTGCCGGTGGGCGAGGCGGTGATCGGGCGCGTGGTGGATCCTCTGGGCCGTCCGCTGGATGGCAAGGGGCCCATCGAGGCCAAGGAATTCCGGCGAATTGAGGTAAAGGCGCCGGGGATCATTGCGCGGCGTCCGGTGCACGAGCCTATGTACACCGGTCTCAAGGCCATCGACGCCATGACTCCCATCGGTCGGGGGCAGCGTGAGCTCATAATCGGAGACCGTCAGACCGGAAAGACGGCCATCTGCGTGGACGCCATCCTGGCGCAGAAAGACACCGATGTCTACTGCATTTATGTGGCCGTTGGGCAGAAGAAGTCCACGGTGGCGCAGATCGTGGAGACCCTGCGTAAGTACGGGGCCATGGAGTACACCACGGTGGTGGTGGCCTGTGCTTCGGATCCCGCCACGCTGCAGTACATTGCACCCTACGCCGGTTGCGCCATGGGGGAATACTTCCGGGACACGGGCCGGCACGCCCTCATCATTTACGACGACCTTTCCAAGCAGGCCAATGCTTACCGTGAGGTGTCGCTGCTTCTCAGGCGTCCGCCGGGGCGTGAGGCCTATCCCGGGGACATCTTTTACAACCACTCGCGGTTGCTGGAGCGGGCGGCCAAGCTCAACGAGAATTACGGTGGTGGGTCGCTCACGGCGCTTCCCATTATTGAGACCCTGCAGGGAGATGTGTCGGCCTACATTCCCACCAATGTGATTTCCATTACCGACGGTCAGGTGTATCTGGAGCCGGGGCTCTTTTTCGCCGGAATTCGTCCGGCCATTAATGTGGGGCTTTCGGTGTCCCGGGTGGGAGGTGCGGCGCAGATCAAGGCCATGAAGCAGGTGGCCGGAAGGCTGCGTCTGGAGCTTGCGCAGTATCGGGAGCTTGCGGCCTTTGCCCAGTTCGGCTCCGAGCTCGACCGGGCCACCCAGCGGGTGCTCCACCGCGGGGCGCGGCTCACCGAGATCCTGAAACAGCCCCAGTATCAGCCGCTTCCGGTGGAGAAACAGGTCTGTATTCTCTTTGCGGGTACCAGGGGGTATCTGGACGAGATGCCTCTGGAGGTGCTCGCGGACTACGAGCGGGAGCTTTATCAATTCATTGAGAACCGTTATCCCGAGATTTACAAGGAGATTCGGGAGAAGCAGGAGATCAGTCCGGAGCTTGAGGAGAAGATGCACGCGGCCATGAAGGAGTTTAACGAGGAATTCAAGAAGAACTACAATGTAGAGCCCGTACCGGTGCCGTAA
- the atpG gene encoding ATP synthase F1 subunit gamma → MPNLRDIRRKIEAIKKIGQITRAMNMVAAAKLRGAQTRLEKFRPYGEKFREVIAELVASGAVLPSQFPLMETREVRTVGLVLVTADRGLCGAFNTNLIKEAEKFIAEREREGQSVKLICVGKKGYQYFRRRAEVLEGYTDVMGRVLMQDARTIARRTMRAFLDGEIDEAHVIYGYFINVVRQIPKREKLLPISVEEGPQAEKTFKGAPIYEPSPEELFEQILPMYVNTRIYAAMLETAVSEQAARMTAMDNANRACGDMVRDLTLLFNKTRQASITKELMDIVGGAEAIKQG, encoded by the coding sequence ATGCCTAACCTGAGGGACATTCGGAGAAAGATAGAGGCCATCAAGAAGATCGGGCAGATCACGCGGGCCATGAACATGGTGGCCGCGGCCAAGCTCCGCGGCGCCCAGACCCGCCTGGAGAAGTTCCGTCCCTACGGGGAGAAGTTTAGGGAGGTCATTGCCGAGCTCGTAGCGAGCGGGGCGGTGCTCCCCTCGCAGTTTCCTCTGATGGAGACGCGCGAGGTGCGCACGGTGGGGCTGGTGCTGGTGACTGCGGATCGGGGGTTGTGCGGGGCCTTCAACACCAACCTCATCAAGGAGGCGGAAAAGTTTATTGCTGAGCGGGAGCGTGAGGGGCAAAGCGTTAAGCTCATTTGTGTGGGCAAGAAGGGGTATCAGTATTTCAGGCGGCGGGCGGAGGTCCTGGAGGGCTATACCGATGTGATGGGGCGGGTCCTCATGCAGGATGCGCGGACCATTGCGCGGCGCACCATGCGGGCCTTCCTGGACGGGGAGATTGACGAGGCGCATGTGATTTACGGGTACTTTATAAATGTAGTGCGTCAGATCCCCAAACGCGAGAAACTTCTGCCCATCAGCGTGGAGGAGGGTCCGCAGGCGGAGAAGACCTTTAAGGGAGCCCCCATCTACGAGCCCTCGCCGGAGGAGCTATTCGAGCAGATCCTTCCCATGTATGTGAACACGCGGATTTATGCGGCCATGCTGGAGACGGCGGTGAGCGAGCAGGCGGCCCGGATGACGGCGATGGACAATGCGAACCGGGCCTGCGGGGACATGGTGCGGGATCTCACGCTTCTTTTCAACAAGACCAGGCAGGCCTCCATCACCAAGGAGCTTATGGACATCGTTGGTGGTGCGGAGGCCATTAAGCAGGGTTAA
- the atpD gene encoding F0F1 ATP synthase subunit beta — MAEKVIEVAGQKIEVKAVGRVVQVMGPVVDVEFSGDYLPGILEALRVTNPAIDDRPWNLVLEVAQQLGDNVVRTIAMDTTDGLYRGQEVVATGAPIKVPVGKATLGRIMNVVGDPVDEAGPIKADKFYPIHRPAPALTDQDVNIRVLETGIKVFDLLIPFPRGGKMGTFGGAGVGKTVVMMEMIHNIAMQHGGISVFCGVGERTREGNDLYLEMKHSGVIDKAALVYGQMNEPPGARARVGLTGVTVAEYFRDEEGQDVLLFIDNIFRFTQAGSEVSALLGRIPSAVGYQPTLATDLGALQERITSTTKGSITSVQCVYVPADDLTDPAPATTFAHLDGTVVLSRQIAELGIYPAVDPLDSQSRILDPNVLGEEHYQVARQVQQVLQRYKDLQDIIAILGMDELSEEDKIIVARARRIQRFLSQPFHVAEQFTGTPGRYVKLEDTIRGFKEILEGKHDDLPEQAFYMVGSIEEAVEKAKQMAAGG; from the coding sequence ATGGCGGAAAAGGTGATCGAGGTCGCGGGCCAAAAGATAGAGGTCAAGGCGGTGGGCAGGGTGGTGCAGGTCATGGGTCCGGTGGTGGATGTGGAGTTTTCGGGAGATTATCTTCCTGGCATTCTGGAGGCCCTGCGGGTGACCAATCCGGCCATTGACGATCGTCCCTGGAACCTGGTGCTGGAGGTGGCCCAGCAGCTGGGGGACAATGTGGTCCGGACCATCGCCATGGACACCACGGATGGTCTTTACCGGGGTCAGGAGGTGGTGGCCACCGGGGCTCCCATCAAGGTGCCGGTGGGCAAGGCCACCCTAGGGCGGATTATGAATGTGGTGGGCGACCCCGTGGACGAGGCCGGTCCCATCAAGGCGGACAAGTTTTATCCCATTCACCGTCCGGCCCCGGCCCTTACCGATCAGGATGTGAACATCCGGGTGCTGGAGACCGGAATCAAGGTCTTCGACCTCCTCATTCCCTTCCCCCGCGGTGGTAAGATGGGCACCTTCGGGGGTGCCGGAGTGGGCAAGACCGTGGTCATGATGGAGATGATTCACAACATCGCCATGCAGCACGGTGGTATTTCGGTATTCTGCGGGGTAGGGGAACGCACCCGTGAAGGTAACGACCTTTACTTGGAGATGAAGCACTCCGGGGTTATCGACAAGGCGGCTCTGGTTTACGGACAGATGAACGAGCCGCCGGGAGCCCGGGCCCGGGTAGGGCTTACCGGGGTTACGGTGGCGGAGTACTTCCGCGACGAGGAAGGTCAGGATGTGCTGCTTTTCATCGACAACATCTTCCGGTTCACCCAGGCCGGATCCGAGGTCTCGGCCCTTCTGGGGCGGATCCCCTCGGCGGTGGGATATCAGCCCACCCTGGCCACCGACCTGGGTGCCCTTCAGGAGCGGATCACCTCCACCACCAAGGGGTCCATTACCTCGGTGCAGTGTGTTTATGTGCCGGCCGACGACCTGACCGACCCGGCTCCGGCCACCACCTTCGCCCATCTGGACGGGACGGTGGTGCTTTCCCGGCAGATCGCCGAGCTGGGAATCTATCCGGCGGTGGATCCGCTGGATTCGCAGTCCCGCATTCTCGACCCCAATGTACTGGGTGAGGAACACTATCAGGTGGCGCGGCAGGTGCAGCAGGTTCTTCAGCGCTACAAGGACCTTCAGGACATCATTGCCATTCTCGGAATGGACGAGCTTTCCGAGGAGGACAAGATCATCGTGGCCCGGGCCCGTCGAATTCAGCGGTTTCTCTCGCAGCCCTTCCATGTGGCCGAGCAGTTCACCGGTACTCCCGGGCGGTATGTGAAACTGGAGGACACCATTCGGGGGTTCAAGGAGATTCTGGAGGGCAAGCACGACGACCTTCCGGAGCAGGCCTTTTACATGGTGGGTTCCATTGAGGAGGCGGTGGAAAAGGCCAAACAGATGGCGGCCGGAGGCTAA
- a CDS encoding F0F1 ATP synthase subunit epsilon, translated as MARILLEIVTPDKVVVSEEVDIVTAPGVAGEFGVMAGHAPMVAGIKIGPLHYRVGDKEEWVAVSGGFCEVTGKKVTFLVEAAERAYEIDVERALRAKERAEKRLQEAQARGDRVAEARARAALQRALTRIALAERVKAGHPR; from the coding sequence ATGGCGCGCATTCTCCTGGAGATAGTTACGCCGGACAAGGTGGTGGTAAGCGAAGAGGTGGACATCGTGACCGCACCGGGCGTGGCCGGTGAGTTTGGAGTGATGGCCGGCCACGCCCCCATGGTGGCGGGGATAAAGATCGGTCCTCTTCACTACCGGGTGGGGGACAAGGAAGAGTGGGTGGCGGTGAGCGGTGGTTTCTGTGAGGTTACCGGCAAGAAGGTGACCTTCCTGGTGGAGGCGGCGGAGAGGGCTTACGAAATCGATGTGGAGCGGGCCCTCCGGGCCAAGGAAAGGGCGGAGAAGCGCCTGCAGGAGGCTCAGGCCAGGGGCGATCGGGTGGCCGAGGCCCGGGCCCGGGCGGCTCTACAGAGGGCACTTACGAGGATTGCTCTTGCGGAGAGAGTTAAGGCCGGGCACCCCCGTTAA
- a CDS encoding YbhB/YbcL family Raf kinase inhibitor-like protein codes for MRIWSPEIPDEGKIPKKYVMPAAGGENLSPPLRWEGVPKEARSLVLICVDTHPVARNWMHWVVINIPPTVTELPEGASGKGLPAGARELVNSYGFTGYGGPQPPPGTGPHPYHFILYALDVERVNLPERPSFAEVERYLAGHILEKASFVGYYER; via the coding sequence ATGAGGATATGGTCTCCGGAGATTCCCGACGAAGGGAAGATACCGAAAAAGTATGTGATGCCCGCGGCCGGGGGGGAGAACCTTTCTCCTCCTCTCAGGTGGGAAGGGGTGCCGAAGGAGGCCCGGTCTCTGGTCCTGATTTGCGTGGACACGCATCCCGTGGCGCGAAACTGGATGCACTGGGTGGTGATCAACATTCCTCCCACGGTTACGGAGTTGCCGGAGGGGGCTTCGGGGAAGGGTCTGCCGGCCGGGGCGCGAGAGCTCGTAAATTCCTACGGTTTTACCGGATACGGTGGGCCCCAGCCTCCGCCGGGCACGGGCCCCCATCCGTACCACTTCATCCTCTACGCCCTGGATGTGGAGAGGGTGAATCTGCCGGAAAGACCTTCCTTTGCCGAGGTGGAGCGTTATCTGGCCGGGCACATTCTGGAGAAGGCGTCCTTCGTGGGCTACTATGAAAGATAG
- a CDS encoding RimK family alpha-L-glutamate ligase, whose product MRPPWVITSNRTLRERYEELGAGDLILTRISLKPGEEGLLLDLATRGVRAFPSLLSQALSRSKALQATVLGSFMPPGTRVIRDRHDVIRALTEYAELGVEEVVTKEDRANCGLGVHLWRSVEEIFNHAGREPLRFPFVLQPRFRELRDIRVVILGDYVEAYERCHPYSFRHNLYFGGHSRPYELSEGELEFCRRVMRRGDFPYAHLDMVYTREGGPYLMEINLRGGLKGSRLTQEEYQKRLAAITESFLESWLETHPGARVF is encoded by the coding sequence ATGCGCCCTCCCTGGGTAATTACCTCCAACCGCACCCTGCGGGAGCGGTACGAGGAGCTCGGGGCCGGAGATCTGATCCTTACGCGAATCAGCCTTAAGCCCGGAGAGGAGGGACTTCTTCTGGATCTGGCGACACGGGGAGTGCGGGCCTTCCCCTCGCTTCTTTCCCAGGCCCTTTCCCGTTCCAAGGCCCTTCAGGCCACCGTGCTCGGCAGCTTCATGCCCCCGGGGACCCGGGTGATCCGGGATCGCCACGATGTCATTCGGGCGCTTACCGAATACGCGGAGCTCGGGGTGGAGGAGGTGGTGACCAAGGAAGATCGGGCGAACTGCGGACTGGGGGTACACCTCTGGAGAAGTGTGGAGGAGATTTTTAACCACGCCGGTCGCGAGCCCCTGCGGTTCCCCTTCGTGTTGCAACCCCGTTTTCGGGAACTGCGGGACATCCGGGTGGTGATCCTGGGAGATTATGTGGAGGCTTACGAGAGGTGCCATCCTTACAGTTTCAGGCATAATCTTTATTTCGGCGGGCACTCGAGACCCTATGAGTTGTCGGAGGGGGAGCTGGAGTTCTGTCGTCGGGTCATGCGGCGCGGGGATTTCCCCTATGCGCATCTGGACATGGTCTACACTCGGGAGGGCGGCCCCTACCTCATGGAGATAAATCTTCGTGGCGGACTTAAGGGATCCCGGTTAACTCAGGAGGAGTACCAGAAACGCCTGGCCGCTATTACGGAGTCCTTTCTGGAAAGCTGGCTTGAGACCCATCCGGGGGCCCGGGTGTTTTGA
- a CDS encoding YihY/virulence factor BrkB family protein, translated as MRTEMLNFTFWRTVWRRFSADRCFTEAQALTYTTLFSLVPLLALAFAIARLFIQAEDIVAVSEQFLTRFLNPAAIETVQETLLRLLAKAQQAPLGRASMLIFFVMILGLLMETEGVLNRIFRVKKGRSFPQKIAAYWMILTLGPIFLLLPPAGAFYLSHFAKKFVATLLLKVLYVLTVVLFFTGLYLYLPNRRIPLRAALFGGGVAGLMWLLTAYLYTFYTSKAVAYSKLYGSLSALPFFLLWLFLSWAVTLFGAEAAGVYEEKDWLGNGYRLPPAMLSVAVMLELVEAYTRGETPLSLVTLSQTLRVPPGEVERVIEEFEVRGLVLVTEEGVIPTRSPSAISLRELVVPFEGDLPETPPEPPNLKRAYFLFKHREAPLEITLEALRNGQVSFVPK; from the coding sequence GTGCGAACGGAGATGCTGAATTTTACTTTCTGGAGGACCGTCTGGCGACGCTTTTCCGCGGATCGCTGTTTCACCGAGGCCCAGGCCCTCACCTATACCACCCTTTTTTCCCTGGTGCCGCTCCTGGCCCTGGCCTTCGCCATAGCCAGGCTCTTCATCCAGGCCGAGGACATCGTAGCCGTAAGTGAACAATTCCTCACCCGCTTCCTGAATCCCGCCGCCATCGAGACCGTTCAGGAGACTCTTCTCCGGCTGCTGGCCAAGGCCCAGCAGGCCCCTCTGGGACGGGCCAGCATGCTCATCTTCTTCGTCATGATTCTTGGACTGCTGATGGAAACCGAAGGGGTGCTGAACCGAATCTTTCGAGTGAAAAAGGGCCGAAGTTTTCCTCAGAAGATCGCGGCTTACTGGATGATCCTTACGCTGGGGCCCATCTTTCTGCTACTTCCTCCGGCCGGGGCCTTCTACCTTTCCCACTTCGCCAAAAAGTTCGTGGCGACCCTCCTGCTGAAGGTGCTCTATGTGCTCACGGTGGTCCTTTTCTTCACCGGGCTTTACCTCTACCTCCCCAACCGACGCATTCCCCTCCGGGCGGCCCTTTTCGGAGGAGGGGTGGCCGGGCTGATGTGGCTCCTTACCGCCTACCTTTACACCTTTTACACCTCCAAGGCGGTGGCCTACTCCAAGCTTTACGGTTCCCTTTCGGCGCTGCCCTTCTTCCTGCTATGGCTCTTTCTCTCCTGGGCGGTGACCCTCTTCGGAGCCGAAGCGGCGGGGGTTTACGAGGAAAAGGACTGGCTGGGAAACGGCTATCGCCTGCCCCCCGCGATGCTGTCCGTGGCGGTGATGCTGGAGCTCGTTGAGGCCTACACCCGGGGGGAGACCCCCCTTTCCCTGGTGACCCTATCTCAAACCCTTCGGGTGCCCCCCGGGGAGGTGGAGAGGGTGATCGAGGAGTTCGAGGTCCGGGGTCTCGTGCTCGTAACCGAAGAGGGGGTGATTCCGACGCGGTCCCCTTCGGCCATCTCCCTCCGGGAGCTGGTCGTCCCCTTCGAGGGAGACCTCCCCGAGACTCCTCCGGAACCCCCGAACTTGAAAAGGGCCTATTTTCTGTTTAAACATCGGGAAGCTCCCCTGGAGATCACCCTGGAGGCGCTGAGGAATGGCCAGGTGTCGTTTGTGCCGAAGTGA
- a CDS encoding ATP-binding protein, whose protein sequence is MARCRLCRSERERTPAEIYLPAHRLPLCRKHFLSWFERYLERTIRTFRMFTRRERILVAVSGGKDSLTLWQALVNLGYEADGLFVYLGIEENSFSLLSRRAVEAMAERLGRPLHVVDMKSELGFTIPDLRRKTRKYCSMCGTVKRHYLNSLAKRLGYSVIVTGHNLDDEASSLLGNLLNWNLKYLSRKYPVLPAERGFVRKAKPLCRHYERDIRLYAELRRLPYLAESCPLSEEAIRPFYAELMDRLEERAPGTKLRFYLDYLRKALPLFAEHKEEFMERDLVVCERCGEPAVGSPCLVCRLREEFGGAGT, encoded by the coding sequence ATGGCCAGGTGTCGTTTGTGCCGAAGTGAGAGAGAGCGCACCCCGGCCGAGATATACCTTCCGGCCCACCGGCTTCCCCTGTGCCGCAAACACTTTCTTTCCTGGTTCGAACGGTATCTGGAGCGCACCATACGGACCTTCAGGATGTTCACCCGCCGCGAAAGGATCCTGGTGGCCGTCTCCGGGGGAAAGGACAGCCTCACCCTCTGGCAGGCCCTGGTCAACCTGGGCTACGAGGCCGACGGGCTTTTCGTCTATCTCGGCATAGAGGAGAATTCCTTTTCCCTCCTTTCCCGGAGGGCGGTGGAGGCCATGGCCGAAAGGCTCGGCCGACCGCTTCATGTGGTGGACATGAAAAGCGAGCTCGGCTTCACCATTCCGGATCTCCGTCGCAAGACGCGCAAGTACTGTTCCATGTGCGGAACGGTGAAGCGCCACTACCTGAACTCGCTTGCCAAGCGACTGGGCTACTCCGTGATCGTCACCGGTCACAACCTGGACGACGAGGCCTCCTCCCTGCTGGGCAACCTCCTCAACTGGAACCTCAAGTACCTTTCCCGTAAGTATCCGGTGCTTCCGGCGGAACGCGGTTTCGTGCGCAAGGCCAAACCCCTGTGTCGCCATTACGAAAGGGACATCCGTCTTTACGCCGAACTTCGCCGGTTGCCCTATCTTGCCGAAAGCTGTCCCCTCTCCGAGGAGGCCATCCGGCCCTTTTACGCGGAGCTCATGGACCGGCTGGAGGAGCGGGCTCCGGGCACGAAACTGCGTTTCTATCTGGATTACCTCCGTAAAGCCCTTCCCCTCTTTGCCGAGCACAAAGAGGAATTCATGGAACGGGATCTCGTCGTGTGCGAACGCTGCGGGGAGCCGGCGGTGGGAAGTCCGTGTCTGGTGTGCCGTTTGCGGGAGGAGTTCGGCGGTGCGGGTACCTAA
- a CDS encoding peptide-binding protein codes for MTRRTFLLLSLLSLFPPVLRAEDYGDALVVGTIGDASTLIPMLATDAASHEVAGLIFNGLVKYDPNLNIVGDLAERYEISPDGRTITFYLRRGVRWHDGVEFTAEDVLFGFRLITDPKTPTAYAGDFLEVDRAEVVDRYTFRVHYREPFAPALSSWGNLVVLPKHLLEGKDITRTDFGRHPVGTGPFRFREWRSQEKIVLSANPDYFAGRPYLNWIIFRVIPDPATMFMELKAGGLDWMDLTPLQYARETDTPFFRKHFRKYRYLAFSYTYLGYNLRHPLFRDRRVRQALSYAIDKREIVEGVLFGLGVPATGPYKPDTYWYNPRVKRYPYDPERARRLLAEAGWRDTDGDGILDKDGRPFEFTILTNQGNLSRLLTAQIIQRRLSEIGIRVHIRTVEWTAFIHEFIDKRRFEAVILGWTTGPEPDLYDIWHSSKIPPPGLNFVGYANPEVDRLLEEGRRTFDRRKRKEIYDRFQEILAEDQPYTFLYVPMALPCIHRRFRGIKPAPIGISYNLERWWVPRGLQKYLTP; via the coding sequence ATGACCCGGCGGACCTTTCTCCTCCTTTCCCTTCTTTCCCTGTTTCCTCCGGTGCTCCGGGCCGAGGACTACGGCGACGCCCTGGTCGTCGGTACCATCGGGGACGCGAGCACCCTGATTCCGATGCTCGCCACGGATGCGGCCAGTCACGAGGTGGCCGGACTCATCTTTAACGGCCTGGTGAAGTACGATCCCAACCTCAACATCGTGGGGGATCTGGCCGAACGCTACGAGATCTCCCCCGACGGTCGCACCATCACCTTCTACCTCCGCCGGGGGGTGCGGTGGCACGACGGAGTGGAGTTTACCGCCGAGGATGTGCTGTTCGGCTTCCGGCTCATCACCGATCCGAAGACCCCCACGGCCTACGCCGGGGACTTCCTGGAGGTGGACCGGGCCGAGGTGGTGGACCGCTACACCTTTAGGGTGCACTACCGGGAGCCCTTCGCCCCGGCCCTTTCCTCCTGGGGGAATCTGGTGGTGCTCCCCAAGCACCTCCTTGAGGGCAAAGACATCACCCGGACCGACTTCGGACGCCACCCCGTGGGCACCGGCCCCTTCCGCTTCAGGGAATGGCGCAGCCAGGAAAAGATCGTCCTTTCCGCCAATCCGGACTACTTCGCCGGCCGGCCTTATCTCAACTGGATCATCTTCCGGGTCATTCCCGACCCGGCCACCATGTTCATGGAACTCAAGGCCGGAGGCCTGGACTGGATGGATCTCACTCCCCTTCAGTACGCCCGGGAGACCGACACCCCGTTTTTCCGCAAACACTTCCGCAAGTACAGGTACCTGGCCTTCTCTTACACCTACCTGGGCTACAACCTCCGGCATCCCCTTTTCCGGGACCGCAGGGTGCGCCAGGCCCTGTCCTACGCCATCGACAAACGGGAGATCGTGGAGGGGGTGCTCTTCGGACTGGGAGTTCCGGCCACCGGGCCCTACAAACCGGACACCTACTGGTACAACCCCCGCGTGAAACGGTATCCCTACGATCCGGAACGGGCCAGGAGGCTTCTTGCCGAGGCCGGATGGCGCGACACCGACGGCGACGGGATCCTGGACAAGGACGGACGCCCCTTTGAGTTCACCATCCTCACCAATCAGGGGAATCTCTCCCGGCTTCTTACCGCCCAGATTATCCAGCGCAGGCTTTCCGAGATCGGCATCCGGGTCCACATCCGCACCGTGGAGTGGACGGCCTTCATCCACGAGTTCATCGACAAACGGCGTTTCGAGGCGGTGATCCTGGGCTGGACCACCGGTCCCGAGCCCGACCTTTACGACATCTGGCACTCGAGCAAGATCCCGCCTCCGGGGCTCAACTTCGTGGGCTACGCCAATCCGGAGGTGGATCGGTTGCTTGAGGAGGGACGCCGGACCTTCGACCGCAGAAAGCGCAAGGAGATTTACGATCGCTTCCAGGAGATCCTGGCCGAGGATCAGCCCTACACCTTTCTCTATGTGCCCATGGCCCTCCCCTGCATTCACAGACGCTTTCGGGGGATAAAGCCCGCCCCCATCGGCATTTCCTACAATCTGGAACGCTGGTGGGTGCCCCGGGGGCTCCAGAAGTATCTTACGCCCTAG